One window of the Candidatus Kinetoplastibacterium desouzaii TCC079E genome contains the following:
- a CDS encoding NAD(P)H-dependent glycerol-3-phosphate dehydrogenase, which translates to MNSHINNYTENPLNILVMGSGSWGTALAIAANKKNNTCLWGRNCDQVENMIKNKENQVYLPEIKLPKNLNITNNLNDAFISLKSKNNTPLLIISVPIAEIKNICYILQTKIIDFNINNITVIWTSKGFESNTNNLLHEIIEQNLKVPNLRNGILSGPSFAKEVALDLPTALTIASKEKEVCELTIKALHTNKLRLYSNHDIIGVEVGGALKNIIAIACGISDGLNLGSNARAALITRGLHEIKCFGLALGAQEETFFGLSCLGDLVLTTTGDLSRNRNIGIKIAQGIPIKNLINSKITVEGVRCCIAARDRARNLNIELPIVETVCSILFENLDPIKAVSILLERKSRYETF; encoded by the coding sequence ATGAATAGTCATATAAATAATTACACAGAAAATCCTCTTAATATACTAGTCATGGGTTCTGGTAGTTGGGGAACTGCTCTTGCTATTGCCGCAAATAAGAAAAATAATACGTGTCTATGGGGCAGGAATTGTGATCAGGTAGAAAACATGATTAAAAACAAAGAAAATCAAGTATACCTACCTGAAATCAAACTACCTAAAAATCTTAATATTACTAATAATCTCAATGATGCTTTTATTTCTTTAAAATCCAAAAACAATACACCTCTATTAATAATAAGTGTACCTATAGCTGAAATTAAGAATATTTGTTATATATTACAAACGAAAATAATCGATTTTAATATTAATAACATTACAGTCATATGGACCTCAAAAGGATTTGAATCAAACACTAATAATTTATTACATGAAATTATTGAACAAAACTTAAAAGTGCCAAATTTAAGAAATGGAATACTATCAGGACCATCGTTTGCGAAAGAAGTAGCCTTAGATCTACCAACAGCACTAACTATAGCGAGCAAAGAAAAAGAAGTATGTGAACTAACTATTAAAGCATTACATACTAATAAACTTCGTTTATATAGCAATCACGATATTATTGGAGTTGAAGTAGGAGGAGCATTAAAGAATATAATAGCCATAGCATGTGGCATTTCGGATGGATTAAATTTAGGATCTAATGCACGAGCTGCTCTTATAACAAGAGGTCTGCATGAAATCAAATGTTTTGGACTAGCTTTAGGCGCACAAGAAGAAACATTTTTTGGACTATCATGTTTAGGAGATTTGGTCTTAACTACAACTGGTGATCTATCAAGAAATAGGAATATAGGAATAAAAATTGCTCAAGGAATTCCAATTAAAAATCTAATAAATTCTAAAATAACAGTTGAAGGAGTAAGATGCTGTATTGCAGCAAGAGATAGAGCAAGAAATTTAAATATAGAATTACCAATAGTAGAAACAGTATGTTCAATTCTATTCGAAAACCTAGATCCTATAAAGGCAGTATCAATTTTACTAGAAAGAAAGTCTCGTTATGAAACATTTTGA
- a CDS encoding tRNA (cytidine(34)-2'-O)-methyltransferase has protein sequence MFNIVLVSPEIPSNTGNAIRLCANSGSHLHLVKPMPFDLDNAKLRRAGLDYHEWQPVRVHDDLNSALRFIGSNIDRCFAITTKSRNVFSEVKFYPGDVFVFGRETAGLSDVDKNSFLKQNQIRIPMIATQRSLNLSNAIAITVYEAWRQNNYGGCL, from the coding sequence ATGTTTAATATTGTTCTAGTTTCACCTGAAATTCCTTCTAATACAGGTAATGCTATAAGATTATGTGCCAACAGTGGTTCTCATTTACATTTAGTTAAGCCTATGCCATTTGATCTTGATAATGCTAAATTAAGAAGAGCTGGTTTAGATTATCATGAATGGCAGCCAGTTCGTGTGCATGATGACTTAAATAGTGCATTAAGATTCATAGGTTCCAATATAGATAGGTGTTTTGCAATTACTACAAAATCACGAAATGTATTTTCAGAAGTAAAATTTTATCCAGGTGATGTTTTTGTTTTTGGACGAGAAACAGCTGGTCTTTCTGATGTTGATAAAAATTCTTTTTTAAAACAGAATCAAATTAGAATCCCCATGATTGCAACTCAACGTAGTTTGAATTTATCTAATGCTATAGCTATTACCGTATATGAGGCATGGCGTCAAAATAATTATGGTGGATGCCTTTAG
- a CDS encoding methyltransferase domain-containing protein: MKNKFPLPINQQHVIKQFSRRHNLAKAQFLYANIATKMIDNLKFVHINPETILDVGCGSGDNSDLLKSLYKKSYYIGLDNCETLLQESKKKLKKYHCFFNKLLNKKNIPKFIQSDMASSGLETEYFDLIWSNLALHWHPQPQKVFLEWYRLLKNNGLLMFSCFGPNTIKEVRLALQDANLETKTLEFIDMHDYGDMLVEYGFTNPVMNQETLNIFYKTPQELIKDIYCIGGNPSLGRKSNLTSKEWLKKLYDALEKQKNEFNNLKLTIEIIYGHAWRHNNQFINNNEKYININSINKL; encoded by the coding sequence ATGAAAAATAAATTTCCACTCCCTATAAATCAGCAACATGTCATAAAACAATTTTCTAGAAGACATAATTTAGCAAAAGCTCAGTTTTTATATGCTAACATAGCAACAAAAATGATAGACAACTTAAAGTTTGTCCATATAAACCCTGAAACAATACTGGATGTTGGATGTGGCTCTGGTGATAATTCTGATTTACTAAAATCTCTTTACAAAAAGAGCTATTATATAGGTTTAGATAACTGCGAAACTCTATTGCAAGAATCTAAAAAAAAACTTAAAAAATATCATTGTTTTTTTAATAAATTATTAAACAAAAAAAATATTCCTAAATTTATCCAGTCTGATATGGCCTCCTCAGGATTAGAGACAGAATATTTTGATCTTATCTGGTCTAATCTTGCATTACATTGGCATCCTCAACCACAAAAGGTTTTTCTTGAATGGTATAGATTATTAAAAAATAATGGCCTATTAATGTTTTCATGCTTTGGACCAAACACCATAAAAGAAGTCCGTTTAGCTTTACAAGATGCCAATTTAGAAACAAAAACATTAGAATTCATTGATATGCACGATTATGGCGATATGCTAGTGGAATATGGCTTTACTAATCCTGTAATGAATCAAGAAACTTTAAATATATTTTATAAAACACCGCAAGAATTAATAAAAGATATTTATTGTATTGGTGGAAATCCTTCATTAGGAAGAAAATCAAATTTAACGAGTAAAGAATGGTTAAAAAAATTATATGATGCTTTAGAAAAACAAAAAAACGAATTTAACAATCTTAAACTAACTATTGAAATAATATATGGACACGCATGGCGCCATAATAATCAATTTATCAATAACAATGAAAAATATATAAATATTAATTCTATAAATAAATTATAA
- a CDS encoding response regulator: MARILVVDDEIGIRELLSEILYNEGHAVEQAENAAQARSARLSYRPDLVLLDIWMPDTDGVSLLKEWISQGLLDMPVIMMSGHAGIDIAVEATRMGAMDFLEKPISPQLLLKTVAAGLLRNRAKQSTLKTSRIPVKESNDSSENSCWVDSCLVPIENNGGFKLGSVSLDQPLRDARDTFERVYFEYHLMKDGYSMTRVSERTGLERTHLYRKLKQLGITTTSRKKNNDNK, from the coding sequence ATGGCCAGAATTCTGGTAGTAGATGACGAGATTGGTATTAGGGAGCTTTTATCAGAAATTTTATATAATGAGGGACATGCTGTTGAACAGGCTGAGAATGCTGCTCAGGCTAGATCTGCGCGTTTAAGTTACAGACCTGATCTTGTTTTGTTGGATATATGGATGCCAGATACAGATGGGGTTAGTCTTTTAAAAGAGTGGATATCACAAGGATTGTTAGATATGCCCGTGATAATGATGAGTGGTCATGCTGGTATAGATATAGCGGTTGAGGCTACTCGTATGGGAGCAATGGATTTTCTAGAAAAACCAATTTCACCACAACTGTTATTAAAAACTGTTGCTGCTGGATTGTTGCGTAATAGAGCTAAGCAATCTACTTTGAAAACATCTAGAATTCCTGTTAAAGAGTCAAATGATAGTTCAGAGAATTCTTGTTGGGTTGACTCATGTTTAGTTCCAATAGAAAACAATGGTGGTTTTAAGTTAGGCAGTGTTTCTTTAGATCAACCTTTAAGAGATGCACGAGATACATTTGAGCGTGTTTATTTTGAATATCATTTAATGAAGGATGGTTATAGTATGACTAGGGTTTCAGAGAGAACTGGTTTAGAGCGTACTCATTTATATAGAAAATTAAAACAATTAGGGATTACAACAACATCTAGAAAAAAGAACAATGACAATAAATAG
- the rsmB gene encoding 16S rRNA (cytosine(967)-C(5))-methyltransferase RsmB, with the protein MKFHFKKNTLAAHMYISSCAIEEVLKGYSLTLYLDNMDYEFRSAVQDLSFHAMRYLGWADCVGKYLLRNYPNKLFESLLLLSLTLLKFSSEKEFTNNIPIYKEFTIVNESCNVANTIPILRPYKGLLNAILRRFLREKDNINSYFRKDLKAVWNYQEWWIDKVQKCYPLQWQSILSCANTQSPLILRVNKRNINREKVLEEFASSNIEAKSFGESGILLYKSRSIKDMPGFDEGWWSVQDSGAQLAIPLLQIQDGMRVLDACAAPGGKTSHLLELADVKLLALDSNKIRLNRLQANLERLKLNSSNTRFLVADAGSLNQWWDGVMFNVVIADVPCTASGIVRKHPDIRWLRKYSDIQKSVLLQKRILESLWKTVVSGGLLLYVTCSIFPEECIFQALSFLERHQDAIFLDSHNQILPNKSQNELFVDNDGFFFALFKKK; encoded by the coding sequence ATGAAATTTCATTTTAAAAAGAATACATTAGCTGCCCATATGTATATTTCGTCTTGTGCTATAGAGGAAGTATTAAAAGGTTATTCCCTTACTCTGTACTTAGATAATATGGATTATGAATTTAGATCAGCAGTTCAAGATTTGAGTTTTCACGCAATGCGTTATTTAGGTTGGGCTGATTGTGTAGGGAAATACTTATTAAGAAATTATCCAAATAAGTTGTTTGAATCTTTGCTTTTACTATCATTAACTTTATTGAAATTTTCTTCAGAAAAAGAATTTACCAATAATATTCCTATATACAAAGAGTTTACTATAGTAAATGAAAGTTGTAATGTTGCAAATACAATTCCTATTCTTAGACCCTATAAAGGTTTATTGAATGCTATTTTACGTAGGTTTTTAAGAGAAAAAGATAACATAAATTCTTATTTTAGAAAAGATCTTAAGGCAGTTTGGAATTATCAAGAGTGGTGGATAGACAAAGTCCAGAAGTGCTATCCTTTACAATGGCAAAGTATATTGTCTTGTGCTAACACACAGTCTCCTTTAATTTTGCGAGTGAATAAGAGAAATATTAATAGAGAGAAAGTGTTAGAAGAATTTGCATCTAGCAATATTGAAGCCAAATCATTTGGTGAAAGTGGTATTCTTTTATATAAATCTAGATCTATTAAAGATATGCCTGGTTTTGATGAAGGCTGGTGGTCTGTCCAGGATTCTGGTGCGCAGTTAGCTATTCCTTTATTGCAAATTCAAGATGGCATGAGGGTATTGGATGCTTGTGCTGCACCAGGAGGTAAAACATCTCACTTGTTAGAATTAGCTGATGTAAAATTACTTGCTTTAGATTCTAATAAGATAAGATTAAATAGATTACAGGCAAACTTAGAGCGTTTAAAGTTAAATTCTAGTAACACTAGATTTCTAGTGGCTGATGCTGGATCTTTAAATCAATGGTGGGATGGGGTGATGTTTAATGTTGTCATTGCTGACGTTCCATGTACTGCTTCAGGGATTGTTAGAAAACATCCTGACATAAGGTGGTTAAGGAAGTATTCTGATATACAAAAATCTGTATTGCTTCAAAAAAGAATACTGGAGTCTCTTTGGAAAACTGTTGTTTCTGGTGGATTGTTGTTGTATGTAACATGTTCTATATTTCCTGAGGAATGTATTTTTCAGGCACTATCTTTCCTGGAAAGACATCAAGATGCAATATTTTTAGATTCTCATAATCAAATACTACCTAATAAGAGTCAGAATGAGTTGTTTGTAGATAATGATGGGTTCTTTTTTGCTCTTTTTAAGAAGAAATGA
- the fmt gene encoding methionyl-tRNA formyltransferase produces the protein MRIIFAGTSDFAAIHLNYLFSLGHEIPIVITQPDSHSGRGLLLKCSPVKQLAIERNVKVFQPNSLSIEPNGSTQTLELRNTLLDLNPDIIVVVSYGLILPRWLLNLPKFGCVNVHASFLPRWRGAAPIQRSIEYGDAYTGITIIKMDSGLDTGDILFQSKIPIMDYFTYQDLHDLLAFEGSRGLEYVLANFNNIDPYPQLKDGVTYAKKIEKKDSILDFSKDACYLERLIRSLNPYPGSIIRLPIFKDPIKVWKALVLDYKGKEVPGTIINVDEIGIDIVTSQGALRLKELQKSGSKKSMVADFVRGYRRLLKVGMQVIQ, from the coding sequence ATGCGTATAATTTTTGCTGGAACGTCAGATTTTGCTGCTATTCATCTGAATTATTTGTTTTCATTAGGTCATGAAATTCCTATTGTCATAACACAACCAGATAGTCATTCTGGGAGAGGGTTATTATTAAAATGTAGTCCTGTTAAACAGTTAGCAATAGAAAGAAATGTGAAGGTGTTTCAACCTAATAGTCTTAGTATTGAACCTAATGGCAGTACTCAAACTTTAGAATTAAGAAACACGTTACTTGATTTAAATCCAGATATTATTGTTGTTGTGTCATATGGTTTAATTTTACCAAGATGGTTATTAAATCTACCTAAGTTTGGATGCGTTAATGTTCATGCTAGTTTTTTGCCTAGATGGAGAGGTGCGGCACCTATACAAAGATCTATAGAATATGGGGATGCATATACTGGTATCACAATAATAAAAATGGATTCTGGGTTAGATACTGGGGATATACTATTTCAGTCTAAAATACCCATCATGGATTATTTTACTTACCAAGACCTCCATGACTTGTTGGCATTTGAGGGGTCTAGAGGATTGGAATATGTTTTAGCTAATTTTAATAACATAGATCCTTACCCACAATTAAAAGATGGTGTTACTTATGCTAAAAAAATAGAAAAAAAAGATTCTATTCTAGATTTTTCTAAAGATGCTTGTTATTTAGAAAGACTCATTAGATCTTTAAATCCATATCCTGGTTCTATTATAAGATTGCCTATATTCAAGGATCCTATTAAAGTATGGAAAGCATTAGTATTAGATTATAAAGGTAAAGAAGTTCCAGGTACTATTATTAATGTTGATGAGATTGGTATAGATATAGTTACCTCACAAGGTGCTTTACGTTTAAAGGAACTTCAAAAATCTGGATCTAAAAAATCTATGGTTGCTGATTTTGTAAGAGGATATAGAAGATTATTAAAAGTTGGTATGCAAGTTATTCAGTAA
- the def gene encoding peptide deformylase, whose product MALLSILKYPDSRLNLVAEPVRDFDDNLNLIIKDMAFTMYNSNGLGLAATQVNIQKRIVVIDISEDQNHLMVLINPEITVFSNNKLFEREGCLSVVDVYEKVERSSNIICKFMDQNGELRNLEAEGLLSRCIQHELDHLNGKLFIDRLSSLKRDRIRTKINKLKKQT is encoded by the coding sequence ATGGCTTTGCTTTCAATTTTAAAATATCCAGATAGTCGCTTGAATTTAGTTGCTGAACCTGTTAGAGATTTCGATGATAATTTAAATTTAATTATTAAAGATATGGCTTTTACTATGTATAATTCTAATGGACTTGGTTTAGCAGCTACTCAAGTTAACATACAAAAAAGAATTGTAGTAATAGATATTTCTGAAGATCAAAATCATTTGATGGTTTTAATAAATCCAGAGATTACAGTTTTTAGTAATAACAAATTATTTGAGAGAGAAGGTTGTTTATCTGTTGTTGATGTTTATGAGAAAGTTGAAAGGTCTAGTAATATAATTTGTAAGTTTATGGATCAAAATGGAGAGCTTAGAAATTTAGAAGCGGAAGGCCTTTTATCTAGATGTATACAACATGAATTAGATCATCTAAACGGTAAATTGTTTATAGATCGTCTATCTTCTTTAAAAAGAGATAGAATTAGAACTAAAATTAACAAATTAAAAAAACAAACTTAA
- a CDS encoding YggS family pyridoxal phosphate-dependent enzyme — translation MNNKLSIQERFEFINNKIIKICQRIGRKENQISILPVSKNFTCNNIQEAQLLGFKRFGENRTQEIHSKYKELINKNIKWVMIGHLQKNKIKDIIEYIEEVQSLDSLELAQNLNNYLQKQNKTLNVMVQIKTSPEPSKYGLNPSDLISFLHKISDTTTHIKVIGLMTIAELTSDQNRIRECFRLTRKLLEQASKYNMPSVNLEHLSMGMSNDFEIAIEEGATEIRLGSSLFGNR, via the coding sequence ATGAACAATAAACTCTCAATACAAGAAAGATTTGAATTTATTAATAACAAAATAATAAAAATATGCCAGAGAATAGGTCGCAAAGAAAATCAAATATCAATTTTACCTGTAAGCAAAAATTTTACTTGTAATAATATACAAGAAGCCCAACTTTTAGGATTTAAAAGATTTGGAGAAAATAGAACCCAAGAAATACATTCTAAATATAAAGAACTTATTAATAAAAATATAAAGTGGGTTATGATAGGTCATTTACAAAAAAATAAAATAAAAGATATTATAGAATATATTGAAGAAGTCCAATCTCTTGATAGCCTAGAGTTAGCTCAAAATCTTAATAATTATCTTCAAAAACAAAATAAAACCCTAAATGTTATGGTCCAAATAAAAACATCACCAGAACCAAGCAAATACGGTTTAAATCCAAGTGATTTAATTTCATTCTTACATAAAATATCAGATACCACTACTCATATAAAAGTTATAGGGCTCATGACAATTGCAGAGTTAACCTCGGATCAGAATAGAATAAGAGAATGCTTCAGACTCACTCGCAAATTATTAGAACAGGCATCTAAATATAATATGCCTTCAGTAAATCTAGAACATCTTTCTATGGGTATGAGCAATGATTTTGAAATAGCTATTGAAGAAGGAGCAACAGAAATAAGACTAGGGTCATCTTTATTTGGGAATAGATAA
- the ilvA gene encoding threonine ammonia-lyase, biosynthetic, translating into MPTNYLKKILTSKVYDVASETSLDFMPILSKQLSNNIFLKREDTQSVFSFKLRGAYNKMANLPLESLKRGVIAASAGNHAQGVALSAKRLGCRAVIVMPTTSPQLKIDAVKRLGGEVVLVGESFTDSYNHAVLLEKEEKLTFVHPFDDPDVIAGQGTIGMEILRQFSKPIEAIFIAVGGGGLIAGVSAYIKEIRPDIKIIGVQTEDSNAMYTSIKAGERVPLKDVGLFSDGTAVKIVGSETFRLTKKYVDDFVIVNTDSICAAIKDVFQETRTILEPAGAMSLAAAKQYIKKTGIKDKNIISISCGSNINFDRLRFVAERALVGEMKEAIFVVTIPEKRGSFRNFCDLLGKRNITEFNYRISSSKEANIFVGVEISYPEEKNKIADVFRKNGFGIIDLTNDEFAKTHLRHMVGGQSSLSNNELLYRFEFPERPGALINFLNAMNPNWNISLFHYRNQGADYGRIVIGIQVPESDRELFNRFLNELSYPYWDETNNPSYKLFL; encoded by the coding sequence ATGCCTACTAATTATCTAAAAAAAATTTTAACATCTAAGGTTTATGATGTTGCATCTGAAACCTCTCTAGACTTTATGCCTATATTGAGCAAACAATTATCAAATAATATTTTTCTAAAACGTGAAGACACTCAATCAGTTTTTAGTTTCAAATTAAGAGGGGCTTACAACAAAATGGCAAACCTCCCTTTAGAATCTCTAAAACGTGGAGTAATCGCAGCATCTGCTGGTAATCATGCTCAAGGTGTAGCTCTATCAGCAAAAAGACTTGGTTGTAGAGCTGTTATAGTCATGCCCACAACTAGTCCTCAGCTAAAAATTGACGCTGTAAAAAGACTAGGAGGAGAAGTCGTTCTAGTAGGTGAAAGTTTTACCGACTCATATAATCATGCTGTTTTATTAGAAAAAGAAGAAAAACTTACTTTTGTACATCCCTTTGATGACCCAGATGTTATTGCAGGACAAGGTACAATAGGCATGGAAATACTGCGTCAATTTTCTAAACCTATAGAAGCAATATTCATTGCTGTAGGAGGAGGAGGACTAATAGCTGGAGTTTCAGCCTATATTAAAGAAATACGCCCAGATATTAAAATCATAGGAGTGCAAACTGAAGATTCAAATGCAATGTATACTAGCATCAAGGCTGGAGAAAGAGTACCACTAAAAGACGTAGGTTTATTTTCTGATGGCACAGCAGTAAAAATAGTAGGTTCAGAAACATTTAGATTAACAAAAAAATATGTTGATGATTTTGTTATTGTTAATACAGACTCTATTTGCGCTGCAATAAAAGATGTATTCCAAGAAACGCGTACCATATTAGAACCAGCTGGAGCCATGTCTCTTGCAGCTGCCAAACAATACATAAAAAAAACAGGAATTAAAGACAAAAATATAATTTCCATCTCATGTGGATCTAACATTAATTTTGATCGATTAAGATTTGTAGCAGAAAGAGCTCTTGTCGGAGAAATGAAAGAAGCTATATTCGTAGTTACAATACCTGAAAAAAGAGGTAGTTTTAGAAATTTTTGTGACCTTTTAGGAAAGAGAAATATAACTGAGTTTAATTATAGGATATCTAGTTCTAAAGAAGCCAATATATTTGTAGGAGTAGAAATATCTTATCCTGAAGAGAAAAATAAAATTGCAGATGTTTTTAGAAAAAATGGATTTGGAATAATTGATTTAACAAATGATGAATTCGCAAAAACTCATCTTAGGCATATGGTAGGAGGACAGTCTAGTCTTAGTAATAATGAGCTATTATATAGATTCGAATTCCCAGAACGACCAGGCGCTCTGATTAATTTCTTAAATGCTATGAATCCAAATTGGAATATTAGTTTATTCCATTATAGAAACCAAGGAGCTGATTATGGAAGAATTGTCATAGGAATTCAAGTCCCAGAATCAGATAGAGAGCTATTTAATAGATTTCTAAACGAATTATCTTATCCATACTGGGATGAAACAAATAATCCTTCTTATAAACTTTTTTTATAA
- the cydC gene encoding thiol reductant ABC exporter subunit CydC encodes MRLLFSILVPLLANRKGMLYLSLLCLLLTIAFGIFLLCISGWLLTASAILSSGLYFNLFVPSSLIRFSSIIKVISRYFEKVTGHNTILCLLVDLRTKVFESLMRFSPKELSKYRNGDLVSRLTNDIDMLDTVFLFFLGPLFVMILLSIFIILILIKLLPIFTFIYIFFICITIFFVPYFVIALSKNLGIAHQRFSADIRDSILETIKSHSDIIIFGLFPKKEDDYYNLCKNLSSVKKNHSIIFITANYINNIFSGIFIVCVLIICFRYIDKKYIDFPMFVGILLGFFGLFEITNTIVRGSSRLGMAISSAKRISAITNFSECSLYNDRLLILPSSGNIIFNNVNFTYDECKQSNLILKDINFHLDVGEKIAIVGASGSGKTTLLNLLLGLEEPSDGIISFGGCNINHCVQSEWHKRISFLSQDAPIFMGSIRSNLLIANNLASDEQLWSVLQDVYLDDFVRKLPYGLNTWIGEYGSNLSMGQARRVCLARSLLSESPILLLDEPTANLDHSLEQKIFNNLNNVYRYKERSIILVSHAFIPCNTVEHIYRLKSGLLLKEAS; translated from the coding sequence ATGAGACTATTATTTAGCATATTAGTACCATTATTAGCAAATAGAAAGGGCATGCTTTATTTGTCTTTGTTGTGTTTACTGTTAACTATTGCATTTGGAATTTTTCTATTATGTATTTCTGGATGGTTGTTAACTGCATCTGCTATATTGTCCTCAGGTTTGTATTTTAATCTTTTTGTCCCTTCTTCATTAATTAGATTTAGTTCTATCATAAAAGTTATATCTCGTTATTTTGAGAAAGTTACTGGCCATAATACTATATTGTGTTTACTGGTTGATTTACGAACAAAAGTTTTTGAATCTTTGATGCGTTTTAGTCCTAAAGAATTGTCAAAATATCGCAATGGAGATTTGGTTTCTAGATTAACTAATGATATAGATATGTTAGATACTGTATTCCTATTCTTTTTAGGACCTTTATTTGTAATGATTTTATTAAGTATTTTTATTATTTTAATATTGATTAAGTTATTGCCGATATTTACTTTTATTTATATATTTTTTATTTGTATAACTATCTTTTTTGTTCCTTATTTTGTTATTGCTCTTTCTAAAAATTTAGGAATTGCTCATCAAAGATTTTCTGCTGATATAAGAGATTCTATTTTGGAAACAATAAAATCTCATTCTGATATCATAATATTTGGTCTTTTCCCAAAAAAAGAAGATGATTATTATAATCTATGTAAAAATTTATCATCTGTAAAAAAGAATCATTCAATAATATTTATTACTGCTAATTATATAAATAATATTTTTTCAGGAATATTTATAGTTTGTGTTCTTATTATTTGTTTTAGGTATATAGATAAAAAATATATAGATTTTCCTATGTTTGTAGGTATTTTATTGGGTTTCTTTGGTTTGTTTGAGATAACTAACACTATTGTTAGGGGATCATCTCGTTTAGGAATGGCAATTAGTAGTGCTAAAAGAATTAGTGCTATAACTAATTTTAGCGAATGCTCTCTTTATAATGATAGATTACTAATTTTACCATCAAGTGGAAATATTATTTTTAACAATGTGAATTTTACTTATGATGAATGTAAGCAAAGTAATCTTATTTTAAAAGATATAAATTTTCATTTAGATGTTGGTGAAAAGATTGCTATTGTTGGAGCTAGCGGTTCAGGAAAAACTACTTTACTTAATTTATTGTTAGGTTTAGAAGAGCCTTCTGATGGAATTATAAGTTTTGGTGGCTGTAATATTAATCATTGTGTTCAATCAGAATGGCATAAAAGAATTAGTTTTCTTAGTCAAGATGCTCCTATCTTTATGGGTTCTATCAGAAGCAATTTATTGATTGCTAATAATCTTGCAAGTGATGAGCAGTTATGGAGTGTTTTGCAGGATGTTTATTTAGATGATTTTGTTAGAAAACTTCCATATGGTCTTAACACATGGATTGGAGAGTATGGATCAAATCTTTCTATGGGTCAAGCTAGAAGAGTATGTTTGGCAAGATCTTTATTATCTGAATCTCCTATATTGTTGCTAGATGAGCCAACAGCAAATTTAGATCATAGCTTAGAACAGAAAATTTTCAATAATTTAAATAACGTATATAGATATAAAGAAAGAAGTATTATCTTAGTTTCTCATGCATTTATACCTTGTAATACTGTGGAACACATATATAGATTAAAAAGTGGGCTTCTTTTAAAAGAAGCAAGTTAA